From a region of the Panicum virgatum strain AP13 chromosome 2K, P.virgatum_v5, whole genome shotgun sequence genome:
- the LOC120677417 gene encoding uncharacterized protein LOC120677417, giving the protein MAGKKRKAEAARLEETDRALYGAFRGAANSLSQLYTLAMGAQKASFHAGERHAMEKLYEWILRQHENGLRLTVADIASHIQHEIQYGGDNASASPRSQYPSQITAPTVHIPNASNQQPSPSSFAPGNPGLAQSKNSMVFSNALSSPIRWSLQPYHLEQGGDAGYFANGASRDANPTASNDSSMDMHSDSPAHDSY; this is encoded by the exons ATGGCCGGgaagaagcgcaaggcggaggcggcgcgcctGGAGGAGACGGACCGCGCGCTCTACGGGGCCTTCCGGGGCGCCGCCAACTCGCTCTCGCAGCTCTACACGCTCGCCATGGGCGCGCAGAAGGCCTCCTtccacgccggcgagcgccacgCCATG GAGAAGCTTTATGAATGGATCTTGAGGCAGCACGAAAACGGTTTGAGGCTGACAGTTGCTGATATAGCCTCCCACATCCAG CATGAGATTCAGTACGGAGGCGACAACGCTTCAGCCTCTCCAAGGTCACAATATCCTAGCCAAATCACTGCACCTACAGTGCACATCCCCAACGCAAGCAACCAGCAACCGTCCCCAAGCTCATTCGCCCCAGGAAACCCTGGGTTGGCACAGTCCAAGAACTCCATGGTCTTTTCGAACGCGTTATCCAGCCCCATCCGGTGGAGCCTGCAGCCATACCACCTAGAACAAGGCGGAGACGCAGGGTACTTTGCGAACGGTGCAAGCCGCGACGCCAACCCCACGGCCTCAAACGACTCGTCCATGGACATGCACTCAGACAGCCCCGCTCACGACTCGTACTGA
- the LOC120695307 gene encoding uncharacterized protein LOC120695307, whose translation MVDPVWEHGEKRGSGFKCKYCGTSKSGGGATRFKDHLAHRGHDVIDCPSVPPAVKNFFISELDKIKAKKYERQQDRRRRDAAARSTQYVDFEGEEEEEEEQDDELQQALRHSREEYEFRQRAGPRYERGGGSGSGQARDPGGGSRPIGRMFSRSRSHIPERARDYNLATASGPRQQRIDTGPWTSKGRTARELLGRAWSKACHSVGIPGRKVDDPYFRAAIIETQKQGTGVTIPTGRDIDGKYLSENVEEIKKEINKWKQEFPEYGATIICDSWTGISRNSVINFLVYCNGMMYFWKSIDVTGKIQDHHLILKEITIVLNDIGPEDVIQIVTDNGSNFKKACKLLAEEYPHIVWQPCLAHTINLILKDIGKWDDHKAMIQSAQYICQWLYNSNSVHSMFKSATGGELVKWNATRFGTNYMFLESFMKKKDQFMIWMMSTEYRSSRHYKTEAGKYAFECMTSVQWWANMQYVINDVEPLYSFLRFADQDKTPTLGEVLMEYGSLKRTYHTRFHSDMARCDRIMEIVDRRLASVFEENVFGDLRKGLEKLFDIDRAARALQENTTSSDSS comes from the exons ATGGTTGACCCTGTTTGGGAGCATGGAGAAAAAAGGGGATCGGGTTTCAAGTGCAAGTATTGTGGCACATCAAAGAGCGGTGGAGGGGCAACACGGTTCAAGGACCACTTGGCACATAGAGGTCATGATGTTATTGATTGCCCTTCGGTTCCCCCCGCGGTGAAGAACTTTTTCATTAGTGAGTTGGACAAGATAAAGGCGAAGAAGTATGAAAGACAGCAAGATAGACGTAGGAGAGATGCTGCAGCTCGAAGTACTCAATATGTTGACTTTGaaggtgaggaagaagaagaagaagagcaggaTGATGAGTTGCAGCAAGCTTTGAGACATTCACGGGAAGAGTATGAGTTTAGGCAAAGGGCTGGTCCAAGGTATGAGAGGGGTGGTGGTTCTGGATCAGGCCAGGCACGGGATCCAGGTGGTGGCTCTAGACCAATTGGGAGGATGTTTTCTAGGAGTCGGTCACATATCCCCGAGCGGGCAAGGGACTATAACCTTGCTACTGCTTCCGGACCGAGGCAGCAGAGGATTGATACGGGGCCTTGGACGTCTAAGGGGAGGACTGCGAGAGAGTTGCTGGGTAGGGCGTGGTCAAAGGCTTGCCACTCCGTTGGTATTCCTGGACGGAAGGTAGATGACCCTTACTTTAGGGCGGCCATCATAGAGACACAGAAACAAG GTACTGGGGTCACGATCCCAACTGGGAGGGACATTGATGGAAAATATCTTTCAGAGAACGTGGAGGAGATAAAGAAGGAGATCAACAAGTGGAAGCAAGAGTTCCCTGAGTATGGTGCCACTATCATATGTGATTCATGGACCGGTATTTCTCGCAATAGCGTAATCAACTTCTTGGTATATTGCAATGGAATGATGTACTTCTGGAAGTCTATTGATGTAACTGGAAAAATACAAGATCATCATCTCATACTTAAG GAGATAACAATTGTTCTGAACGATATAGGGCCAGAAGATGTGATTCAGATAGTCACTGATAATGGCAGCAACTTTAAGAAGGCTTGCAAGCTGTTGGCAGAGGAGTACCCTCACATTGTGTGGCAGCCATGCCTTGCCCACACGATCAACCTCATTCTTAAAGATATTGGAAAGTGGGATGATCACAAGGCCATGATTCAGAGTGCCCAATATATTTGTCAATGGTTATACAATTCTAATAGTGTGCACTCCATGTTTAAGAGTGCCACTGGTGGGGAGCTAGTTAAATGGAATGCAACAAGATTTGGCACTAACTATATGTTTCTGGAGAGTTttatgaagaagaaagatcaattTATGATATGGATGATGTCAACTGAATATAGATCATCACGCCACTACAAGACTGAAGCAGGCAAGTATGCATTCGAATGCATGACCTCTGTTCAGTGGTGGGCAAACATGCAGTATGTTATTAATGATGTGGAGCCTCTCTATTCTTTTTTGCGATTTGCTGATCAAGACAAGACTCCAACTTTGGGTGAAGTTCTTATGGAGTACGGCAGCCTCAAGCGTACATATCATACCCGGTTCCATTCAGATATGGCAAGGTGTGACAGGATCATGGAAATTGTTGACAGAAGGTTGGCTAGTGTGTTTGAAG AAAATGTCTTTGGAGACCTTCGGAAAGGGCTGGAGAAACTTTTTGACATCGACAGAGCAGCACGTGCACTACAAGA AAACACCACATCTTCAGATAGCAGCTAA